Proteins found in one Acidobacteriota bacterium genomic segment:
- a CDS encoding AbrB/MazE/SpoVT family DNA-binding domain-containing protein: protein MDEGRQVRLFRNGRNQALRIPRDLELPGRAATIRKEGTRLIVEPVGGPSLLAVLAKLKPLDEEFPPIVRPGAEPVEI, encoded by the coding sequence ATGGATGAGGGACGTCAGGTGCGCCTCTTCAGGAACGGTCGGAATCAGGCGCTACGCATCCCGCGCGACCTCGAATTGCCGGGCCGCGCGGCCACCATCCGCAAGGAGGGTACGCGGCTGATCGTCGAGCCCGTTGGTGGGCCCTCGCTGCTCGCTGTTCTGGCGAAGCTGAAACCGCTCGACGAGGAGTTCCCACCCATCGTCCGCCCCGGCGCCGAACCAGTCGAGATCTGA
- a CDS encoding type II toxin-antitoxin system VapC family toxin — protein MYLLDTNTLSDLIRQPHGRVAQRIAEVGEDNVLTSVIVACELRYGAAKRGSPRLTRQVEAVLGALAVRPLETDVERVYAAIRIALEKKGMPIGAHDMLIAAHARALGAVCVTDNVGEFKRVPRLVVENWLR, from the coding sequence ATGTACCTGCTCGACACGAACACGCTCTCCGACCTCATCCGTCAGCCACATGGACGGGTGGCCCAGCGCATCGCAGAGGTGGGCGAAGACAACGTGCTGACCAGTGTCATCGTGGCGTGCGAGCTACGCTACGGCGCGGCGAAACGAGGAAGCCCACGACTCACCAGGCAGGTCGAGGCGGTGCTCGGCGCGCTCGCCGTTCGCCCCCTCGAGACCGACGTCGAACGAGTCTATGCCGCCATTCGGATCGCGCTGGAGAAGAAGGGCATGCCGATCGGCGCGCACGACATGCTGATCGCTGCGCACGCGCGGGCGCTCGGCGCCGTCTGCGTGACCGACAACGTCGGGGAATTCAAGCGGGTGCCGAGACTCGTGGTCGAGAACTGGTTGCGGTAG